Proteins from a single region of Sordaria macrospora chromosome 7, complete sequence:
- a CDS encoding 60S ribosomal protein eL18, whose product MGIDLRKHHERSTHRKAPKSDNVYLKLLVKLYRFLARRTDSAFNKVVLRRLFMSRINRPPISLSRIAANLKNGNEKKTVVVVGTVTDDNRLLTVPKVSVAALRFTATARARIEAAGGQAITLDQLALEKPTGANTLLLRGPKNAREAFKHFGFGPHKNKKPYVASKGRKFERARGRRRSKGFKV is encoded by the exons ATGG GTATCGATCTTCGCAAGCACCACGAGCGGTCCACTCACCGCAAGGCCCCCAAGAGCGACAATGTTTACTTGAAGCTCCTGGTCAAGCTTTACCGCTTCCTTGCCC GCCGCACTGACTCTGCCTTCAACAAGGTCGTGCTCCGCCGGTTGTTCATGTCCCGCATCAACCGTCCccccatctctctctctcgcattgccgccaacctcaagaacggcaacgagaagaagaccgtcgttgttgtcggtaCCGTCACCGATGACAACCGTCTTTTGACCGTCCCCAAGGTCTCGGTTGCTGCCCTCCGCTTCACCGCCACTGCCCGTGCTCGCATCGAGGCTGCCggtggccaggccatcaCCCTCGACCAGCTCGCCCTTGAGAAGCCCACTGGTGCCAacaccctccttctccgtgGCCCCAAGAACGCTCGCGAGGCCTTCAAGCACTTCGGCTTCGGTCCCCACAAGAACAAG AAGCCCTATGTCGCTTCCAAGGGCCGCAAGTTCGAGCGTGCTCGTGGTCGCAGAAGATCCAAGGGTTTCAAGGTCTAA